From the genome of Hathewaya histolytica, one region includes:
- the gltA gene encoding NADPH-dependent glutamate synthase, with product MNLDRMKKVPIAEQDAKVRARNFEEVCLGYTEEEAVQEASRCLNCKNPRCVTMCPVSIAIPEFIQHVKNREFEEAAKTIAEYSALPAVCGRVCPQELQCESKCVLGIKGESVAIGKLERFVADWTREHNVDIASTKAKNGKKVAVIGSGPAGLTCAGDLAKDGYDVTIFEALHEPGGVLVYGIPEFRLPKDTVVKHEIENVKKLGVKIETNVIVGRTVTIDELFEVEKFDAVFIGSGAGLPKFMGIQGENLNGVCSANEFLTRTNLMKAFKEGYETPIRVGEKVAVVGGGNVAMDAVRTALRLGAKEAHIVYRRSESELPARIEEVHHAKEEGVTFDLLVNPIEILGDENGWVKGMKCVRMELGEPDESGRRRPVEIPNSEFVLDVDTVIMSLGTSPNPLIPSTTKGLEINKRRCIVAEEDTGLTSRENVYAGGDAVTGAATVILAMEAGKKAAKAIDEKLNS from the coding sequence ATGAATTTAGATAGAATGAAAAAAGTTCCTATTGCTGAACAAGATGCAAAAGTTAGAGCTAGAAATTTTGAAGAAGTTTGTTTAGGATATACAGAAGAAGAGGCAGTACAAGAAGCTTCTAGATGTTTAAATTGTAAAAATCCAAGATGTGTTACAATGTGCCCTGTTAGCATAGCTATACCAGAGTTCATTCAACACGTTAAAAATAGAGAATTTGAAGAGGCTGCAAAAACTATAGCAGAATATAGTGCATTGCCAGCAGTATGTGGAAGAGTTTGTCCACAAGAATTACAATGTGAAAGTAAATGTGTTTTAGGTATAAAAGGAGAATCAGTAGCTATAGGAAAGTTAGAGAGGTTTGTAGCTGACTGGACAAGAGAGCATAATGTGGATATAGCATCTACTAAAGCTAAAAATGGTAAAAAGGTTGCTGTAATAGGAAGTGGTCCTGCAGGATTAACTTGTGCAGGAGATCTTGCAAAAGATGGTTATGATGTGACTATTTTTGAAGCATTACATGAACCAGGTGGAGTACTAGTATATGGTATACCAGAATTTAGATTACCTAAAGATACAGTTGTTAAACATGAAATAGAAAATGTTAAAAAATTAGGTGTAAAAATTGAGACTAACGTAATTGTTGGTAGAACAGTTACTATAGATGAGTTATTTGAAGTTGAGAAATTTGATGCTGTATTCATAGGATCAGGAGCTGGTCTTCCTAAGTTCATGGGAATACAAGGTGAAAACTTAAATGGAGTATGTTCAGCTAATGAATTCTTAACAAGAACTAATCTAATGAAGGCTTTCAAAGAAGGTTACGAAACTCCAATTAGAGTAGGAGAAAAAGTTGCAGTAGTAGGCGGAGGAAACGTTGCTATGGATGCTGTAAGAACAGCACTAAGACTAGGTGCTAAAGAAGCTCACATAGTATACAGAAGATCTGAATCAGAACTTCCAGCAAGAATAGAAGAAGTTCATCATGCTAAAGAAGAAGGTGTAACATTTGACCTTCTAGTTAATCCAATAGAAATTTTAGGTGATGAAAATGGTTGGGTTAAGGGTATGAAATGTGTAAGAATGGAATTAGGTGAACCAGATGAATCTGGAAGAAGAAGACCAGTTGAAATTCCAAACTCAGAGTTCGTATTAGATGTAGACACTGTAATTATGTCACTTGGAACATCACCAAACCCATTAATTCCATCTACAACAAAAGGTCTTGAAATTAATAAGAGAAGATGTATCGTAGCAGAAGAAGATACAGGTTTAACTTCAAGAGAAAATGTGTATGCTGGAGGAGATGCTGTAACTGGAGCAGCTACAGTTATACTAGCTATGGAAGCAGGAAAGAAAGCAGCTAAAGCTATTGATGAAAAATTAAATAGCTAA